In Chitinivibrionales bacterium, the following proteins share a genomic window:
- the xerA gene encoding site-specific tyrosine recombinase/integron integrase, producing the protein MAALQETINSFLEYLLKEKGYSTHTVEAYKRDLAQFVAFVNQNYPHADFETVMKKDMLRDFTYSMGEQHLRPRSVARKVAALKSFSKFCVKRHFLVINPAKLLANPKLDKPLPAFLTEKQAQELGSINAPKGKNGSDAETARNRAIVELLYGSGIRLAELHGLNAGNIEFKREWIRVLGKGKKERTVPVTDQAMSAIREYLDKRSPLASADAPLFANHKGGRLSRRQIERIVEGGLAAVSQQKKKSPHVLRHSFATHLLDRGADIRAVKELLGHSSLSTTQIYTHMSKEHLLKTYRQAHPRAGSGKEKKGWQSLPPTHKPFNL; encoded by the coding sequence ATGGCCGCTCTTCAGGAAACCATCAATTCTTTTCTCGAATATCTGCTTAAAGAAAAAGGATATTCGACCCACACGGTCGAGGCTTACAAAAGAGATCTTGCCCAGTTTGTCGCGTTTGTGAACCAAAATTATCCCCATGCTGACTTCGAAACCGTCATGAAAAAAGACATGCTCCGCGATTTTACTTATTCCATGGGGGAGCAGCACCTCCGGCCTCGGTCGGTTGCCCGGAAGGTCGCGGCGCTCAAATCGTTTTCAAAATTCTGCGTTAAGCGGCATTTTCTTGTTATCAATCCGGCAAAACTGCTCGCCAATCCCAAGCTCGACAAGCCGCTGCCGGCCTTTCTCACCGAAAAACAGGCGCAGGAATTGGGGAGCATTAATGCGCCAAAAGGAAAAAACGGAAGCGATGCGGAAACGGCAAGGAACCGCGCGATTGTGGAACTTCTCTATGGAAGCGGTATCCGCCTTGCCGAGCTTCATGGCCTCAACGCTGGGAACATAGAATTCAAAAGGGAATGGATACGGGTGCTCGGCAAGGGGAAAAAGGAGCGAACCGTGCCGGTGACCGATCAGGCCATGTCCGCGATACGGGAGTATCTGGATAAAAGATCCCCCCTCGCCTCGGCCGATGCGCCGCTTTTTGCAAACCACAAGGGGGGCCGGCTTTCGCGCCGACAGATCGAGCGCATCGTGGAAGGCGGGCTTGCCGCGGTGAGCCAGCAGAAGAAGAAAAGCCCGCATGTGCTGCGCCATTCGTTTGCCACGCACCTGCTCGACCGCGGCGCGGACATCCGCGCGGTAAAGGAGCTGTTGGGGCATTCATCGCTTTCCACCACGCAGATCTATACGCATATGTCAAAAGAACACCTGCTCAAGACCTACCGGCAGGCGCACCCGAGGGCGGGCTCGGGAAAAGAAAAAAAAGGCTGGCAGAGCCTTCCGCCAACCCATAAACCTTTCAACCTTTGA
- a CDS encoding outer membrane beta-barrel protein, with product MKHALRLFCIWLALFSVSSFAQPLAVGGVPLRFSFALTAGASQSSIAADSLLASYFAPNASVVHIIGPAIGLDYEIRIGRFAAVSLGTEYQVRGENTNKTAVMFTDDIFQHDLATTAELRYLAFPLVVKGGYCGPAGWIYAKAGVTGSWLLGSTLKWLIDGREATPGSTHMPYVGIYGNDFGVLGGLEAGMSFGRHGFFVSGEYLYGLTSISSDLSGTAFNRATEVTVGYRFFISKTK from the coding sequence GTGAAACACGCACTCCGACTTTTCTGCATCTGGCTTGCCCTGTTCTCCGTTTCTTCGTTCGCGCAGCCGCTTGCCGTGGGCGGCGTGCCGCTGCGTTTTTCATTCGCGCTCACGGCGGGAGCTTCACAATCGAGCATCGCCGCAGACAGTTTGCTTGCGTCTTATTTCGCTCCGAACGCAAGCGTGGTCCATATCATCGGCCCGGCGATCGGGTTGGACTATGAGATCCGCATCGGCCGATTTGCCGCAGTTTCCCTGGGGACGGAGTACCAGGTGCGCGGCGAGAACACGAATAAAACAGCGGTCATGTTCACCGACGATATTTTCCAGCACGACCTTGCCACGACCGCCGAACTCCGCTACCTCGCATTTCCCCTGGTGGTCAAGGGCGGCTATTGCGGACCGGCGGGCTGGATATACGCCAAGGCCGGGGTCACCGGTTCCTGGCTGCTCGGCAGCACGCTCAAATGGTTGATTGACGGAAGGGAAGCCACTCCCGGCAGCACGCACATGCCGTACGTGGGTATCTACGGCAACGACTTCGGGGTTCTGGGCGGGCTCGAAGCGGGAATGTCGTTCGGCAGACACGGCTTCTTCGTTTCCGGCGAATACCTGTACGGGCTCACCAGCATTTCGTCCGATTTGAGCGGGACCGCTTTCAACCGGGCGACCGAGGTGACGGTGGGGTACCGTTTTTTTATCAGCAAGACAAAATAG
- a CDS encoding secondary thiamine-phosphate synthase enzyme YjbQ has translation MVFGKSFSVQTKGFSDIIDITSNVESVVTESEVKNGIAVVFAVGSTASVSTIEYEPALVQDLKDRLNELVPSDLRSRHSETWGDDNGFSHIRATLMGPGVTVPVSAGTLTLGTWQQIVVIDHDNRPRSRKIFVQIIGEK, from the coding sequence ATGGTCTTCGGAAAAAGCTTTTCAGTCCAGACAAAAGGATTTTCGGATATTATTGACATCACCTCGAACGTGGAGTCCGTTGTAACGGAATCGGAAGTAAAAAACGGCATCGCCGTTGTGTTCGCGGTCGGTTCCACCGCGTCCGTCTCCACCATCGAATATGAGCCCGCACTTGTCCAGGACCTGAAGGACCGGCTCAACGAACTCGTGCCGAGCGATCTCAGGAGCAGGCATTCCGAAACCTGGGGCGACGACAACGGCTTTTCCCATATCCGCGCCACGCTCATGGGGCCCGGCGTCACCGTGCCTGTTTCGGCCGGAACCCTGACGCTGGGCACTTGGCAGCAGATCGTGGTGATAGACCACGACAACAGGCCCCGTTCCCGGAAAATATTCGTACAGATCATCGGGGAAAAATAA
- a CDS encoding outer membrane beta-barrel protein — protein sequence MYKRLVSSCIAVAVSVMLLAPAAWSDDVTTPIASGAKAMLFTFEGLSTIGAGDFNGGVGGKYYLMDMLALRGSLEFGLTDKATPAPTGGSEGDDNTWDIGLSVGGEYHLLKTRVSPYVGAEIGFLATQTSSKNTLNPQTTTTGGDFAFNIAALGGVEFFIIKELSLSAEYRLGYTLDAPYDTKATTAGNPSVTVTTKNGATNSLGIVAAGALIMAFYF from the coding sequence ATGTATAAACGTCTTGTTTCTTCATGCATTGCTGTTGCAGTGTCTGTCATGCTTCTGGCGCCTGCCGCTTGGAGTGATGATGTGACCACGCCGATAGCGTCAGGTGCAAAGGCCATGCTCTTCACCTTCGAAGGATTGTCAACTATTGGTGCGGGCGATTTTAACGGCGGGGTTGGAGGGAAATATTACCTGATGGACATGCTTGCACTCCGTGGAAGTCTGGAATTCGGCCTTACCGATAAGGCGACGCCGGCCCCGACAGGCGGCTCCGAGGGCGACGATAACACCTGGGACATCGGGCTCAGCGTTGGTGGAGAATACCATCTTCTTAAAACCAGGGTCAGCCCCTATGTAGGAGCCGAAATCGGATTTCTGGCAACTCAGACTTCCTCAAAAAACACTCTCAACCCTCAGACCACCACAACCGGCGGCGACTTTGCGTTCAACATAGCCGCGCTGGGCGGTGTTGAGTTTTTCATTATTAAGGAATTGAGTCTGAGCGCCGAGTATCGTCTTGGATATACCCTGGATGCCCCGTATGACACAAAAGCCACCACTGCGGGAAATCCATCCGTGACCGTCACGACTAAAAATGGCGCGACCAATTCTCTTGGCATCGTCGCCGCCGGCGCCTTGATCATGGCGTTTTACTTCTAA
- the rfbA gene encoding glucose-1-phosphate thymidylyltransferase RfbA, producing MKGIILAGGLGTRLYPATIGICKQLLPVYDKPMVYYPLAILMLAKIRDILVITTPQDLDAFRRLLGSGAQWGLNFAYAVQQKPEGIAQAFILGKEFIKNDGVALILGDNIFWGHGLVSTLAEAAVKKDRATIFGYWVNDPQRYGVVELDNAGRPVNLVEKPKAPKSPYAVTGLYFYDNAVVRYAEGLKPSARGELEITDLNRLYLQEGRLDVVLLGRGVAWLDTGTHESMLQASVFVETIQSRQGLKVSCPEEIAFMLGYITGDQLMKLAEPMKKNGYGEYLVQIASGKR from the coding sequence ATGAAAGGCATCATTCTCGCCGGCGGACTGGGCACAAGGCTGTATCCGGCAACGATCGGCATATGCAAGCAGCTGCTGCCGGTATATGACAAGCCCATGGTGTATTACCCGCTTGCGATCCTGATGCTCGCGAAAATCCGCGACATCCTTGTCATCACCACGCCGCAGGATCTCGATGCCTTCAGGCGCCTGCTCGGCAGCGGCGCGCAATGGGGACTCAACTTTGCCTATGCTGTGCAGCAAAAGCCCGAGGGCATCGCGCAGGCATTCATCCTGGGAAAGGAATTCATCAAAAACGACGGCGTGGCGCTCATTCTCGGCGACAACATTTTCTGGGGCCACGGCCTGGTGAGCACCCTTGCCGAGGCTGCGGTAAAAAAAGACCGGGCGACCATTTTCGGATACTGGGTCAACGATCCTCAGCGCTACGGCGTGGTGGAGCTTGACAACGCGGGAAGGCCGGTGAATCTCGTGGAAAAGCCCAAGGCCCCGAAATCGCCGTACGCGGTGACCGGTCTTTACTTCTACGACAACGCGGTGGTGCGGTATGCGGAGGGGCTCAAGCCCTCGGCGCGCGGCGAGCTTGAGATCACCGACCTCAACCGGCTTTACCTGCAGGAAGGCAGGCTCGACGTGGTGCTGCTGGGGCGGGGCGTTGCGTGGCTCGACACCGGAACCCATGAATCCATGCTGCAGGCGTCTGTTTTCGTGGAAACGATACAGTCCCGCCAGGGACTCAAGGTGTCATGCCCGGAGGAAATCGCCTTCATGCTCGGGTATATCACCGGCGATCAGCTCATGAAACTCGCGGAACCCATGAAGAAAAACGGCTACGGCGAATATCTGGTCCAGATCGCCAGCGGCAAACGGTAG
- the rfbC gene encoding dTDP-4-dehydrorhamnose 3,5-epimerase has protein sequence MKFTETNLKGVWIISPVVHEDGRGFFLESFLASEMEAHGLPGSFVQDNHARSTAAGVIRGLHFQKPPRAQSKLIRVVRGSVFDAVVDLRKNSETFGKWLGFTLSEQNKEMLFVPKGFAHGYCTMAPGTEFLYKVDDYYSPAHDSGIRWNDPGIGIGWPNVSPVISDKDKRLPFLKDIEPPF, from the coding sequence ATGAAATTCACCGAGACAAATTTAAAAGGCGTGTGGATCATCAGCCCGGTTGTGCATGAGGACGGCAGGGGATTTTTCCTCGAATCGTTCCTTGCTTCCGAAATGGAGGCGCACGGCCTGCCGGGGAGCTTTGTGCAGGACAACCACGCGCGCTCCACAGCGGCGGGCGTCATCCGGGGGCTGCATTTCCAGAAACCTCCCAGGGCGCAGAGCAAGCTCATCCGCGTAGTGCGCGGCTCGGTGTTCGACGCGGTCGTGGATCTCCGCAAAAACTCTGAGACGTTCGGAAAATGGCTCGGGTTCACCCTCAGCGAACAGAACAAGGAAATGCTGTTTGTCCCCAAGGGGTTCGCGCACGGCTACTGCACGATGGCGCCCGGCACCGAGTTCCTTTACAAAGTGGACGACTATTATTCTCCGGCGCACGACAGCGGCATCCGCTGGAACGATCCCGGCATCGGCATCGGCTGGCCGAACGTGAGTCCCGTTATCTCCGACAAGGACAAAAGGCTCCCCTTTCTCAAGGACATCGAGCCGCCGTTTTAG
- a CDS encoding lysophospholipid acyltransferase family protein: MKTTFTGLVYPLRVIAASVGYVSYFLAILVFLCAGLPFFLLFALLPKLMQRLMRAALTAYTFFLTRLWLPALGLYAVAEISGLDRALRGAVLVANHRGRLDALLLLSMLPRTGVVIKAHYAREPLYYVFVKYLDFVSIDPDSLGSLGAATAKCREVLAKGTNLLVFPEGTRAKTGRLLEFRTFPFRVAMETGAPVVPVIIHSDLPFMARRRGSIFPRYRFRYTIRFLQAERPGPGESAPDFAARVRGLMAGQLAMLDKGTCWDIGASGT, from the coding sequence ATGAAAACAACATTCACCGGGCTCGTGTATCCGCTGCGGGTTATTGCCGCGTCCGTCGGCTATGTAAGTTATTTCCTCGCCATCCTCGTTTTCCTGTGCGCCGGGCTCCCGTTTTTCCTGCTGTTCGCGCTGCTGCCGAAGCTGATGCAAAGGCTCATGCGCGCCGCGCTCACGGCATACACGTTTTTTCTGACGCGCCTGTGGCTGCCGGCCCTGGGGCTCTATGCCGTCGCCGAGATCTCGGGGCTGGACCGCGCGCTCCGCGGCGCCGTGCTGGTGGCCAACCACCGGGGCAGGCTCGACGCCCTGCTCCTGCTGTCGATGCTCCCGCGCACGGGCGTGGTGATAAAGGCGCATTACGCCCGCGAACCGCTGTATTACGTATTTGTCAAGTACCTCGATTTCGTGAGCATCGACCCGGACTCCCTGGGGTCGCTCGGCGCGGCGACGGCAAAATGCCGGGAAGTGCTGGCGAAGGGAACAAACCTCCTGGTGTTTCCCGAGGGCACGCGCGCGAAAACCGGAAGGCTCCTCGAATTCAGGACGTTTCCCTTCAGGGTCGCCATGGAAACGGGCGCTCCGGTGGTGCCGGTCATCATCCATTCCGACCTTCCTTTCATGGCGCGCCGCAGGGGAAGTATTTTTCCAAGGTACCGGTTCAGGTACACGATCAGGTTCCTGCAGGCCGAACGGCCCGGTCCCGGCGAGAGCGCGCCGGACTTTGCGGCGCGGGTGCGCGGCCTCATGGCCGGGCAGCTCGCAATGCTTGACAAAGGCACCTGCTGGGACATTGGGGCAAGCGGTACCTGA
- a CDS encoding NAD(P)H-dependent oxidoreductase, producing MKLLLLRGNPRKNGFTRYLTDLFVKGVREAGGQLVDRDLSSLSIKNCTGCYSCWVTSPGKCIISDDMGSVLQDFLDADTVVFATPLNAFTVSGPLKNVMDRLLPLTQPTFEQSPPGLVRNSLRFPEKWPKKFAAIVVGAFKGEENFAAVQSTFSLFANAMSMEPAGDLIRPESHLLRFALAKPLTVKTIETAFVKAGYELATEGRITPETRQKAATPLAPDLGYFKKYSNIYWEHAVALGEKSHDLDLLTKTVMADVRILMQEMARSIDPAATAHLKTTLQFEFTDKPYSFILSVDKGKCTFIEGKTDKPDLKVTTSTGVWAKVFMRQINVRDALMNRQIVLEGDKFIFSRLDRYFPPPVM from the coding sequence ATGAAGCTGCTCTTGCTGCGCGGAAACCCGAGAAAAAACGGCTTCACCCGCTACCTCACAGACCTATTTGTCAAGGGAGTCAGGGAGGCGGGCGGGCAGCTTGTCGACCGCGACCTGTCATCGCTTTCCATTAAAAACTGCACCGGGTGCTACTCCTGCTGGGTCACCTCGCCGGGGAAATGCATCATCAGCGACGACATGGGTTCCGTGCTGCAGGACTTCCTCGACGCCGACACCGTGGTTTTCGCGACCCCGCTCAACGCGTTCACGGTAAGCGGCCCCCTTAAAAACGTCATGGACAGGTTGCTGCCGCTCACGCAGCCGACCTTTGAGCAGTCGCCGCCCGGTTTGGTGCGCAACAGCCTGCGGTTCCCTGAAAAATGGCCGAAGAAATTCGCCGCGATCGTGGTGGGCGCGTTCAAGGGCGAGGAGAATTTCGCGGCGGTGCAAAGCACGTTTTCCCTGTTCGCCAACGCCATGAGCATGGAACCGGCCGGCGATCTCATACGGCCCGAATCGCACCTGCTGCGTTTCGCCCTTGCAAAGCCGCTCACGGTAAAGACCATAGAGACCGCATTTGTCAAGGCAGGCTACGAACTCGCGACGGAGGGCAGGATCACGCCCGAAACGCGGCAAAAGGCCGCCACGCCCCTCGCACCCGATCTCGGATATTTCAAAAAATACTCCAACATCTACTGGGAGCACGCCGTTGCGCTGGGCGAGAAGTCGCACGACCTCGACCTTCTCACCAAAACAGTGATGGCGGACGTGCGCATCCTGATGCAGGAAATGGCGCGCAGCATCGACCCTGCCGCCACCGCGCACCTAAAAACAACGCTGCAGTTCGAATTCACCGACAAGCCGTATTCGTTCATTCTGTCTGTTGACAAGGGGAAATGCACGTTTATTGAGGGAAAAACCGACAAGCCAGATTTGAAGGTGACCACCTCCACCGGCGTGTGGGCAAAGGTGTTCATGCGGCAGATCAACGTCCGCGACGCGCTGATGAACAGGCAGATCGTGCTGGAGGGGGACAAGTTTATTTTTTCAAGGCTCGACAGGTATTTTCCGCCGCCGGTGATGTAA
- a CDS encoding nucleotidyltransferase family protein has translation MTKEDILRRLREKKPQLMRKYPLHRLSLFGSWARGDQSEMSDVDILADVDPSIGLGFVSLADDLEKLLGMKVDLVTPRALKPALRKEITKDLVDA, from the coding sequence ATGACAAAAGAAGATATTTTACGAAGGCTTCGTGAAAAAAAACCCCAGCTTATGAGGAAATATCCTCTTCACAGGCTATCTCTGTTCGGTTCATGGGCACGGGGTGATCAATCGGAAATGAGCGACGTTGACATCCTGGCGGACGTGGATCCATCTATTGGGCTTGGTTTCGTTTCACTCGCCGATGACCTTGAGAAACTTCTCGGAATGAAAGTTGACCTTGTCACCCCTCGAGCTTTAAAACCAGCGCTTAGAAAAGAAATTACAAAGGATCTGGTAGATGCCTAA
- a CDS encoding DUF86 domain-containing protein — protein sequence MPKREARLLLDDMIAAIEKINRYIAGLKMGEFLKDEKTCDAVTRNLEIIGEAARQCPEAFKTKHSEIPWAQITGLRHRIVHDYTGVDLELVWQIINSDMKELLNNLRSL from the coding sequence ATGCCTAAACGCGAAGCACGTCTCCTCCTTGATGATATGATCGCGGCAATTGAAAAAATTAACCGGTATATTGCTGGATTAAAAATGGGGGAATTTCTAAAGGACGAAAAGACCTGCGATGCCGTCACCCGCAATCTTGAAATAATCGGAGAGGCCGCGCGCCAATGTCCCGAAGCGTTTAAAACCAAACATTCCGAAATCCCTTGGGCACAAATTACCGGGTTGCGCCATAGGATCGTTCACGATTACACCGGTGTCGATTTGGAATTGGTATGGCAGATCATCAATTCAGACATGAAGGAATTATTAAACAACCTGCGCAGTTTATAA
- a CDS encoding GIY-YIG nuclease family protein, which translates to MTDKKELIRNYKQTLLPMGIFQVTNTANGKILVGKSKTLNTKFNSIMFQLKTGSFPNPDLQSDFVKCGEGAFKYEIIDRLEPKEDPLYNYDDDLKTLEELWLDKLKPFGEKGYNRISRTGL; encoded by the coding sequence ATGACTGACAAAAAAGAGCTCATTCGCAATTACAAGCAGACCCTTTTGCCCATGGGAATTTTTCAGGTGACAAACACCGCGAACGGAAAGATCCTTGTCGGAAAATCCAAGACCCTCAATACCAAATTCAACAGCATCATGTTCCAGTTGAAAACAGGTTCTTTTCCCAATCCCGACCTCCAATCGGATTTCGTGAAATGCGGTGAAGGCGCGTTCAAATACGAAATCATCGACCGGCTGGAGCCGAAGGAGGACCCGCTTTACAACTACGACGATGATTTGAAGACGCTGGAGGAACTGTGGCTTGACAAGCTGAAGCCGTTTGGAGAGAAAGGGTACAACCGTATTTCGCGGACAGGGTTATAA
- a CDS encoding ACP S-malonyltransferase, which produces MIVFLFPGQGSQEIGMGQDLFKADARFRSLVSLARDLTHEDLEKLCLRGPEKKLRKAQFLQPLLAAVSLGYLRHVREKGITPDAVLGHSLGEITSLAASGVVSDQEAVTIAAMRGGFMDEAAARANGGMMAVLFTPLETVEQLLADMNAPDKIVLANDNAPDQIVVSGDLETMQAFSRRLSELGVGKTKTVLVSGPWHSPYMREAMERFADWVKSITFKPPSVPLLLNGTGAFESDPVKIKELVTLQLTRPVLWRASMQTLLAKNADVFLEIGPQRVLSGLVRVNGFPKRTTVFNINNLTGLERAARELVPGR; this is translated from the coding sequence ATGATCGTATTTCTTTTTCCCGGCCAGGGCTCGCAGGAAATCGGGATGGGGCAGGACCTTTTCAAAGCGGACGCCCGTTTTCGCTCGTTGGTTTCGCTGGCACGCGACCTGACCCACGAGGACCTTGAAAAACTTTGCCTGCGCGGGCCCGAGAAAAAACTGCGCAAGGCCCAGTTTCTGCAGCCCCTGCTCGCGGCGGTGTCGCTCGGCTATCTGCGTCATGTGCGCGAAAAAGGCATAACGCCCGACGCGGTGCTCGGCCATTCGCTCGGCGAAATCACCTCGCTCGCCGCGAGCGGCGTGGTCTCGGACCAGGAAGCCGTGACCATCGCGGCCATGCGCGGCGGATTCATGGATGAGGCGGCGGCTCGCGCAAACGGCGGCATGATGGCGGTGCTGTTCACGCCGCTTGAAACGGTCGAGCAATTGCTCGCGGACATGAACGCTCCCGATAAAATCGTTCTCGCAAACGACAATGCGCCGGACCAGATCGTGGTGTCGGGAGACCTGGAGACCATGCAGGCGTTTTCGAGGCGGCTTTCGGAGCTCGGCGTCGGCAAGACCAAGACAGTGCTTGTTTCAGGGCCGTGGCACAGTCCCTACATGCGAGAAGCAATGGAGCGGTTCGCCGACTGGGTGAAATCCATAACCTTCAAACCGCCTTCAGTGCCGCTTCTGCTCAACGGCACGGGCGCTTTTGAAAGCGATCCGGTAAAAATTAAGGAACTTGTCACACTGCAATTGACGAGGCCCGTTTTATGGCGCGCAAGCATGCAAACGCTCCTTGCGAAAAACGCGGACGTGTTTCTGGAAATCGGGCCGCAGCGGGTGCTTTCGGGCCTGGTGCGGGTGAACGGGTTTCCCAAGCGCACGACCGTTTTCAACATCAACAATCTCACCGGACTGGAGCGGGCGGCCAGGGAACTGGTCCCCGGCAGATAA
- the fabG gene encoding 3-oxoacyl-ACP reductase FabG translates to MFSDKIALVTGGSRGIGRAVVEEFRKRNAKVYFTYHRHEEAAQDTARKTGAQKILCPQADGDAIGNAVEGIVKADGRIDILVNNAGITSDQYLMMMPFDEWNKVLDTNLNGAWRFVKAAVRPMMNAQKGVIVNIASVSGMVGIGGQTNYSASKGALLAFTRSLAAELGPRGIRVNAVVPGFIETDMTAKMPRQIKQQNLGRILVKRFGTPAEVAAAVAFLSSDESSYITGQSLVVDGGLTATVA, encoded by the coding sequence ATGTTCTCCGATAAAATCGCCCTCGTCACCGGCGGGTCCCGCGGCATCGGCAGGGCCGTTGTCGAGGAATTCCGCAAACGGAACGCGAAGGTGTATTTCACCTATCACCGCCACGAGGAGGCCGCGCAGGACACGGCGCGGAAGACCGGCGCGCAGAAGATCCTGTGTCCCCAGGCCGACGGCGATGCGATCGGGAATGCCGTCGAAGGCATCGTCAAGGCCGACGGCCGCATCGACATCCTGGTCAACAACGCGGGCATCACGTCGGACCAGTACCTCATGATGATGCCGTTTGACGAATGGAACAAGGTGCTCGACACGAACCTCAACGGCGCGTGGCGTTTTGTAAAGGCCGCAGTGCGGCCCATGATGAACGCGCAGAAGGGCGTTATCGTCAACATCGCGTCGGTGTCGGGCATGGTGGGCATCGGCGGGCAGACCAATTACAGCGCGAGCAAGGGCGCGCTCCTGGCCTTCACCCGGTCGCTTGCGGCCGAGCTCGGCCCGCGCGGCATCCGCGTGAACGCCGTGGTGCCCGGCTTCATCGAAACCGACATGACCGCGAAGATGCCGCGGCAGATCAAGCAGCAGAACCTCGGCCGCATCCTGGTCAAGCGCTTCGGCACGCCCGCCGAGGTCGCGGCCGCGGTCGCATTCCTCTCCTCGGACGAATCCTCCTACATCACCGGGCAGTCGCTTGTGGTTGACGGCGGCCTTACCGCGACGGTAGCATAA
- a CDS encoding DUF5946 family protein → MQPLIHCIGCRALVPDIDGPTFRYPHSSSAGCWKLYGEILEKEFSIYKYPSFHRLTLDAYAVQHPGDQTPQTTQSVNVHLAALHMVLVKKMEYKRVTRLMDALIRKNKGTFEWLDPPENRGAITVVGVVKAATFEEHKKLVEDWAESVYHAWVNYHATIDRLVETVLNG, encoded by the coding sequence ATGCAACCCTTGATTCATTGCATCGGCTGCCGCGCCCTCGTGCCCGACATTGATGGCCCGACCTTCCGGTATCCCCATTCATCCTCGGCAGGCTGCTGGAAACTCTACGGCGAAATATTGGAAAAGGAATTTTCAATTTACAAATACCCGTCCTTTCATCGCCTCACGTTGGATGCCTATGCCGTACAGCATCCGGGCGACCAGACGCCGCAGACCACGCAGTCGGTGAACGTCCATCTCGCGGCGCTGCACATGGTGCTCGTGAAAAAAATGGAGTACAAAAGGGTGACCCGGTTGATGGACGCGCTCATAAGGAAAAACAAGGGAACGTTTGAGTGGCTTGATCCGCCGGAAAACAGGGGAGCAATAACCGTTGTTGGTGTGGTGAAGGCGGCCACGTTCGAAGAGCATAAAAAGCTGGTGGAGGATTGGGCCGAAAGCGTGTATCATGCATGGGTGAACTATCATGCGACAATTGACAGATTGGTTGAAACTGTTTTAAATGGATAA